A genomic stretch from Setaria italica strain Yugu1 chromosome VII, Setaria_italica_v2.0, whole genome shotgun sequence includes:
- the LOC101756034 gene encoding pentatricopeptide repeat-containing protein At1g06710, mitochondrial, protein MIRRHAAAATALRAHLRRACSSHAADPDDQLLGLVEAPKTHPRSRLSAKDLAFLKEPTPPLPAAALPPPEAVLISKAIRAYATDFDGSAERFLRRYREYLTDAVVVAVLRLVRAPEICVRFFLWAERQVGYSHTSACYDELAEALSFEDRARTAERLLREIGEDDREVLGRLLNVLVRKCCRHGAWTEALEELGRLKDFGYRPLGATYNALVQVLATAGQVDMGFRVQKEMSESGFCMDKFTVGCFAQALCKEGRYSDALDMIEREDFKLDTVLCTQMISGLMEASLFDEAISFLHRMRCNSCIPNVVTYRTLLSGFLKKKQLGWCKRVINMMMKEGCNPNPSLFNSLVHSYCNAGDYLYAYKLLKRMAACSCPPGYVVYNIFIGSICGGEELPNPELLALAEKVYEEMLASSCVLNKVNTANFARCLCGVGKFDKAFQIIKVMMKKGFVPDTSTYSKVIAFLCQAMKVEKAFLLFQEMKNVGVNPDVYTYTILIDSFCKAGLIEQAQSWYDEMMSVGCSPNVVTYTALLHAYLKAKQLSQASDFFHRMVDAGCPPNAITYSALIDGLCKAGEIKKACEVYAKLIGTSGSVESEFYFEGKHTDAVAPNVVTYGALIDGLCKAHKVVDAHELLDAMSLTGCEPNHIIYDALIDGFCKVGKIDNAQEVFLRMTKCGYLPTVHTYTSLIDAMFKGKRLDLAMKVLSQMLEGSCTPNVVTYTAMIDGLCRIGESEKALKLLSMMEKKGCSPNVVTYTALIDGLGKSGKVEIGLQLFTQMSTKGCAPNYVTYRVLINHCCGAGLLDKAHSLLTEMKQTYWPKYLQGYSYAVQGFSKKFIASLGLLEEMESHGTVPIAPVYGLLIDNFSKAGRLEKALELHKEMIEVSPSLNITSKVAYASLIRALCLASHLEEAFELYSEMARKGVVPELSVFVCLIKGLVKVNKWNEALQLCYSICHEGVNWQDNNSFDGG, encoded by the exons atgaTCCgccgccacgcggcggcggcgacagcccTTCGCGCCCACCTGCGCCGCGCCTGCTCGTCCCACGCCGCCGACCCCGACGATCAGCTGCTTGGCCTCGTCGAGGCCCCCAAGACGCACCCCAGATCCCGCCTCTCAGCCAAAGACCTCGCCTTTCTTAAGGAGCCCACGccacccctccccgccgccgccctcccgccccCGGAGGCCGTCCTCATCTCCAAGGCGATCAGAGCCTACGCCACCGACTTCGACGGCAGTGCGGAGCGGTTCCTGCGGCGGTACCGGGAATACCTGACCGATGCCGTGGTGGTCGCCGTGCTGCGGTTGGTGCGCGCCCCGGAGATTTGTGTCAGGTTCTTCCTTTGGGCTGAGCGGCAGGTGGGGTACAGCCACACCAGTGCCTGCTACGACGAGCTCGCGGAGGCACTGAGTTTTGAGGACCGTGCTAGGACCGCTGAGAGGCTGCTGAGGGAGATTGGGGAGGATGACCGTGAGGTGCTCGGCAGATTGCTCAATGTGCTTGTGCGGAAATGCTGCCGTCATGGAGCATGGACCGAGGCATTGGAGGAGCTTGGGAGGCTGAAGGATTTTGGGTATAGGCCATTGGGTGCGACCTACAACGCTCTGGTGCAGGTGCTTGCAACAGCAGGGCAGGTGGATATGGGGTTCAGGGTGCAGAAGGAGATGTCTGAATCGGGATTCTGCATGGATAAGTTCACAGTTGGGTGCTTTGCTCAGGCTCTATGCAAAGAGGGGCGATATTCAGATGCTCTTGACATGATAGAGAGGGAGGATTTCAAACTTGACACAGTGTTGTGCACCCAGATGATCAGTGGACTGATGGAAGCCTCCCTTTTTGATGAGGCGATTTCATTCCTCCACAGGATGCGGTGCAACTCATGCATTCCCAATGTCGTCACATACAGGACATTGCTCTCTGGATTTTTGAAAAAGAAGCAGCTTGGCTGGTGCAAAAGGGTAATCAACATGATGATGAAGGAGGGTTGTAATCCAAACCCTTCATTGTTTAATTCACTCGTGCATAGTTATTGCAATGCCGGGGATTACCTATATGCTTATAAACTTTTAAAGAGGATGGCTGCTTGTAGTTGCCCTCCTGGCTATGTCGTATACAATATTTTTATTGGAAGCATCTGTGGTGGGGAGGAATTGCCGAACCCTGAATTGTTGGCTTTGGCAGAGAAAGTTTATGAGGAGATGCTGGCTTCCAGTTGCGTTCTTAATAAGGTTAACACTGCCAATTTTGCTCGATGCCTTTGTGGTGTGGGGAAGTTTGATAAGGCGTTTCAGATCATTAAAGTGATGATGAAAAAAGGTTTTGTACCTGATACAAGCACATACTCTAAGGTGATTGCTTTTTTGTGTCAGGCTATGAAGGTAGAAAAAGCTTTCCTTTTGTTCCAAGAGATGAAGAATGTCGGTGTCAACCCTGATGTTTATACATATACAATTTTGATTGATAGCTTTTGTAAGGCTGGTCTCATTGAACAAGCACAAAGCTGGTATGATGAGATGATGAGTGTGGGCTGCTCCCCAAATGTAGTAACATACACTGCACTGCTTCATGCTTACCTGAAAGCAAAGCAGCTATCTCAAGCTAGTGACTTCTTTCACAGAATGGTTGATGCTGGCTGTCCTCCCAATGCGATCACCTACAGCGCTCTAATTGATGGCCTCTGTAAGGCAGGTGAAATAAAAAAGGCTTGTGAAGTCTATGCCAAATTGATAGGAACTTCTGGCAGTGTAGAATCTGAATTTTACTTTGAAGGCAAGCACACAGATGCCGTTGCTCCAAATGTTGTTACATATGGTGCACTAATAGATGGTTTGTGTAAGGCGCACAAAGTGGTCGATGCTCATGAATTGCTAGATGCTATGTCATTGACTGGGTGCGAGCCAAATCACATTATATATGATGCTTTGATTGATGGATTTTGCAAAGTTGGAAAGATTGATAATGCTCAGGAGGTATTTCTGAGGATGACTAAGTGTGGTTACTTGCCTACCGTGCATACATACACCTCCTTAATTGATGCAATGTTTAAGGGCAAAAGGCTTGATCTAGCCATGAAAGTTCTCTCTCAGATGTTGGAGGGTTCTTGCACTCCTAATGTTGTCACTTACACAGCTATGATCGATGGACTTTGTAGAATAGGTGAAAGTGAAAAGGCCTTAAAGCTGCTGTCAATGATGGAAAAGAAGGGATGCAGCCCAAATGTTGTAACTTACACTGCACTAATAGATGGATTAGGAAAATCTGGTAAAGTTGAAATAGGCCTTCAGCTTTTTACACAAATGAGCACAAAAGGGTGTGCTCCTAACTATGTTACCTACAGAGTACTGATAAACCATTGCTGTGGTGCTGGTCTTTTGGACAAGGCCCATTCACTGCTCACTGAAATGAAGCAAACTTACTGGCCAAAATATTTGCAAGGATACAGCTATGCGGTTCAAGGTTTTAGCAAGAAGTTCATTGCTTCTCTTGGATTGTTGGAGGAGATGGAGTCACATGGCACGGTGCCAATAGCTCCAGTTTATGGGTTGCTCATTGATAATTTCTCTAAGGCTGGCAGACTGGAGAAAGCCTtggagttgcataaagagatgATAGAAGTCTCACCATCACTAAACATAACCAGCAAGGTTGCGTATGCTTCATTAATCCGGGCACTTTGTTTGGCATCTCATCTTGAAGAAGCATTTGAATTATATAGTGAAATGGCGAGAAAAGGTGTTGTGCCAGAGCTAAGTGTCTTTGTTTGCCTTATAAAGGGTCTAGTCAAAGTGAATAAGTGGAATGAAGCCTTGCAGTTGTGTTACAGCATATGTCATGAG GGTGTAAACTGGCAGGACAACAACTCTTTTGATGGAGGATAG
- the LOC101778066 gene encoding protein FLOWERING LOCUS T: protein MSRDPLVVGHVVGDILDPFIKSASLKVLYNNKELTNGSELKPSQVANEPRVEIAGRDMRNLYTLVMVDPDSPSPSNPTKREYLHWLVTDIPESTNASYGNEIVSYENPKPTAGIHRFVFVLFRQSVQQTVYAPGWRPNFNTRDFSALYNLGPPVAAVFFNCQRENGCGGRRYIR from the exons ATGTCAAGGGACCCACTAGTAGTAGGACATGTTGTTGGCGACATTTTAGATCCTTTTATCAAATCAGCCTCACTTAAGGTTCTGTACAACAATAAGGAACTGACCAATGGATCTGAGCTCAAGCCGTCACAAGTAGCAAATGAACCAAGGGTCGAAATAGCTGGGCGCGACATGAGGAACCTCTACACTCTG GTGATGGTGGATCCAGACTCTCCAAGTCCAAGCAACCCAACAAAAAGAGAATACCTTCATTG GTTGGTGACAGACATCCCAGAATCAACAAATGCTAGCTATG GAAATGAAATTGTCAGTTATGAAAATCCAAAGCCAACTGCTGGAATACATCGCTTTGTCTTTGTACTTTTCCGCCAATCTGTCCAGCAAACTGTTTATGCTCCAGGATGGAGACCGAATTTCAACACTAGAGACTTTTCAGCACTTTATAATCTTGGACCTCCTGTGGCTGCTGTGTTCTTCAATTGTCAAAGGGAGAATGGGTGTGGAGGCAGACGGTATATTAGATAA